The Natrinema salifodinae genome includes a window with the following:
- the trpD gene encoding anthranilate phosphoribosyltransferase, translating into MQEYVERVTEGDDLTQAGARAASTAVFEDATEAQIGALLAALRAKGETEAEIAGFAEGMRGAARTISPDREPLVDTCGTGGDDYNTINVSTTSAIVTAGAGVPVAKHGNYSVSSSSGSADVLEEVGVNVEAEPPAVEEAIETDGIGFMLAPVFHPAMKAVIGPRKELGMRTIFNVLGPLTNPAGADAQVVGVYDPDLVPVLAAALSRMDIERALVVHGAGTDEIAIHGETVVAEVCAERSSANSRAAEPRDDGDAVEEYTVEPADLGLAEHDIEDIAGGSPAENAADMRGIVEGDVTGAKRDVILANAGAAIYVAGEADSLEAGADAAREAIDSGSAATKLDQLRGSDATAEAVEADGGVEAERR; encoded by the coding sequence ATGCAGGAGTACGTCGAACGAGTCACGGAGGGGGACGACCTCACGCAAGCGGGCGCTCGAGCGGCTTCCACGGCCGTTTTCGAGGACGCGACGGAGGCACAGATCGGCGCGCTGCTGGCGGCGCTGCGCGCGAAAGGCGAGACCGAAGCCGAGATCGCCGGCTTCGCCGAGGGGATGCGCGGGGCCGCGCGGACCATCTCGCCCGACCGGGAGCCGCTGGTCGACACCTGCGGGACCGGCGGGGACGACTACAATACGATCAACGTCTCGACGACGAGCGCGATCGTCACCGCCGGCGCGGGCGTGCCGGTCGCCAAGCACGGCAACTACTCGGTTTCCTCCTCGTCGGGCAGCGCGGACGTACTCGAGGAAGTCGGCGTAAACGTCGAGGCCGAGCCGCCGGCCGTCGAGGAGGCCATCGAAACGGATGGCATCGGCTTCATGCTCGCGCCGGTGTTCCACCCGGCGATGAAGGCCGTCATCGGCCCGCGCAAGGAACTCGGCATGCGGACGATCTTCAACGTCCTCGGGCCGCTGACCAACCCCGCTGGTGCCGACGCACAGGTCGTCGGCGTCTACGATCCCGATCTCGTTCCCGTACTCGCGGCAGCCCTATCCCGAATGGATATCGAGCGCGCGCTGGTCGTCCACGGCGCGGGCACCGACGAGATCGCCATCCACGGCGAGACGGTCGTCGCCGAGGTCTGCGCGGAACGAAGTTCCGCGAACTCTCGAGCGGCGGAGCCGCGAGACGACGGCGACGCCGTCGAGGAGTACACCGTCGAGCCCGCCGACCTCGGGCTCGCGGAGCACGACATCGAGGACATCGCCGGCGGCTCGCCCGCGGAGAACGCGGCCGACATGCGCGGGATCGTCGAGGGCGACGTGACCGGCGCGAAACGCGACGTCATCCTCGCGAACGCCGGCGCGGCGATCTACGTCGCCGGCGAGGCGGACTCGCTCGAAGCGGGCGCCGACGCGGCGCGGGAGGCCATCGACTCCGGCTCGGCGGCGACGAAGCTCGACCAACTCCGCGGTTCGGATGCAACGGCGGAGGCGGTCGAGGCGGACGGAGGGGTAGAGGCGGAGCGCCGATGA
- a CDS encoding YihY/virulence factor BrkB family protein, protein MDVSGTLTAVYRTASDRDLTFLAAGFAYYAFVSLIPLILLALVVGSLVGGEQAAQRLVMVAGDFLPAAGEELVTEALTTESGRAEATAVGLAVATWGALKVFRGLSLAFDKVYDEVAEETLVDQITDGLTVIVAGAGALGLMVGIGAMLRLVADTVPFAGLLGWLALLGGLVLVFLPIYYVLPPIPVTLTDVLPGAIFAAVGWTVLQAGFQLYAANAGQYEAYGAVGAILLFVTWLYFAGIIILVGAVLNVVRGHPMIAE, encoded by the coding sequence ATGGACGTCTCAGGGACGCTCACCGCGGTCTATCGGACGGCGAGCGACCGCGACCTGACCTTTCTCGCGGCCGGCTTCGCCTACTACGCCTTCGTCTCGCTGATCCCGCTGATCCTGCTCGCGCTCGTCGTCGGCTCGCTGGTCGGCGGCGAGCAAGCCGCCCAGCGCCTGGTGATGGTCGCCGGCGACTTCCTCCCGGCGGCCGGCGAGGAGTTGGTGACCGAGGCGCTGACGACCGAGTCCGGGCGCGCCGAGGCGACCGCGGTCGGGCTCGCCGTCGCCACCTGGGGTGCGCTCAAGGTCTTCCGCGGACTCAGCCTGGCGTTCGACAAGGTCTACGACGAGGTGGCCGAAGAGACGCTGGTCGACCAGATCACGGACGGACTGACCGTGATCGTCGCCGGCGCGGGCGCGCTCGGGCTGATGGTCGGGATCGGCGCGATGCTTCGGCTCGTCGCCGACACCGTTCCGTTTGCCGGCCTGCTCGGCTGGCTCGCCCTGCTGGGCGGGCTCGTCCTCGTCTTTTTGCCGATTTACTACGTCCTGCCGCCGATCCCCGTTACGCTGACCGACGTCCTCCCGGGCGCGATCTTCGCCGCCGTCGGCTGGACGGTCCTCCAGGCGGGGTTCCAGCTCTACGCCGCGAACGCCGGCCAGTACGAGGCCTACGGCGCGGTCGGGGCCATCCTCCTGTTCGTCACCTGGCTCTACTTCGCCGGGATCATCATCCTCGTCGGCGCCGTGCTCAACGTCGTTCGCGGCCATCCCATGATCGCCGAGTAG
- a CDS encoding lycopene cyclase domain-containing protein — MRDISVFGRYTYLVTELFWGTVAALLLRRANALDKAAVTILALYPIAYAWDRYTLAVGVFDIKLRTGIDIAGIPLEEHLFMAVVPGLVIGIHETIFGTGADASNPAS, encoded by the coding sequence ATGCGCGATATCAGCGTCTTCGGTCGGTACACCTACCTCGTGACCGAACTGTTCTGGGGGACCGTCGCCGCTCTCTTGCTCCGTCGCGCGAACGCGCTGGACAAGGCGGCGGTAACCATCCTCGCGCTGTACCCCATCGCCTACGCCTGGGACCGGTACACCCTCGCGGTCGGCGTCTTCGATATCAAACTCAGAACGGGGATCGACATTGCCGGCATCCCGCTTGAGGAACACCTGTTCATGGCCGTCGTGCCGGGGCTCGTCATCGGGATTCACGAAACCATCTTCGGCACCGGCGCCGACGCGTCGAATCCCGCGTCGTAG
- a CDS encoding CBS domain-containing protein yields the protein MNIADIATTEFIEVDVGTRMGKVRSTFEDGNPKGIIVTDDGDYEGVISEREVLQSHVEDDAKVAALIKPSRNSPAPKVDRDEDVRETARVLIESNAKVAPVFENGELWGVITDDAILEAVLENLDTLTVEDIYTNDPVTIEEDDGVGRAINYLREHGISRLPVLNENGYLSGVVTTHDIADFVIRKSNSTTTGDRVGDTQRMLDVPVYDIMNSPVETTTLDATAQEAVETMLDNDYAGLMVTPKDDDRVVIGVITKTDVLRALTFTEEERMDVQITNISMLDTITREGVVESIQDVTDKYQDMQVQHAHVRFKEHQEKLRGTPLIHCQIRLRTNKGQVAGTGEGYGAENAFRVALDKLERNVLEVKGVTSDEEYRGQLLRKLNEL from the coding sequence ATGAATATCGCTGATATCGCCACTACGGAGTTCATCGAAGTCGACGTCGGCACGCGCATGGGGAAGGTCCGTTCTACCTTCGAAGACGGCAACCCCAAAGGGATCATCGTCACCGACGACGGGGACTACGAGGGTGTCATCAGCGAGCGGGAAGTCCTCCAGTCGCACGTCGAGGACGACGCCAAGGTGGCGGCGCTGATCAAACCCAGCCGGAACTCGCCGGCGCCCAAGGTCGACCGGGACGAGGATGTCCGGGAGACCGCACGAGTGCTGATCGAGAGCAACGCGAAGGTCGCACCGGTCTTCGAAAACGGTGAACTCTGGGGCGTCATCACCGACGACGCGATCCTCGAGGCGGTCCTCGAGAACCTGGATACGCTCACCGTCGAAGACATCTACACGAACGACCCGGTCACGATCGAGGAGGACGACGGGGTCGGCCGGGCGATCAACTACCTGCGGGAACACGGCATCTCCCGGCTGCCGGTGCTCAACGAGAACGGCTACCTCTCCGGCGTCGTGACGACCCACGACATCGCCGATTTCGTCATCCGCAAGAGCAACTCGACGACGACCGGCGATCGGGTCGGCGACACCCAGCGGATGCTCGACGTCCCCGTCTACGACATCATGAACAGCCCCGTCGAGACGACGACGCTCGACGCCACCGCCCAGGAGGCCGTCGAGACGATGCTCGACAACGACTACGCGGGGCTGATGGTCACGCCCAAGGACGACGACCGCGTCGTCATCGGGGTCATCACCAAGACGGACGTCCTCCGCGCGCTGACGTTCACCGAGGAGGAACGGATGGACGTTCAGATCACCAACATCTCGATGCTCGATACCATCACCCGAGAGGGAGTCGTCGAGAGCATCCAAGATGTCACCGACAAGTACCAGGACATGCAGGTCCAACACGCCCACGTCCGGTTCAAGGAACACCAGGAGAAACTCCGCGGCACGCCGCTGATCCACTGCCAGATCCGCCTGCGGACCAACAAGGGTCAGGTCGCCGGCACCGGCGAGGGGTACGGCGCGGAGAACGCCTTCCGCGTCGCCCTCGACAAACTCGAGCGTAACGTCTTGGAGGTCAAGGGCGTCACCAGCGACGAGGAGTACCGCGGTCAGCTCCTGCGGAAGCTGAACGAACTCTGA
- a CDS encoding CAP domain-containing protein, translating to MDRRRPATVRVSTGTDESRDRALVRGLVNFLVAVALVCSLALGTALFAPQLLAGVGVDDAPTPSSDPPPAGERDPATTDPDDPGNSSYETDVEVVRSPTVEDFVHAEVNERRTERGLDPIGWDGTVASVARAHSHDMAQRDYFAHRNPDGEGPYDRFQGVDDYCHAYGENIAMTWVDRPVERPGGGGDPVRYRTGEALATGLVNQWMNSTEHRQAILEEGETPAWDRAGVGVYIAEDGSVYAAQNFCREW from the coding sequence ATGGATCGACGGCGACCCGCAACAGTTCGGGTCTCGACCGGCACCGACGAGAGCCGGGACCGCGCGCTGGTGCGCGGCCTGGTGAACTTCCTCGTCGCCGTTGCCCTCGTCTGCTCGCTCGCGCTCGGGACCGCGCTGTTCGCGCCCCAACTGCTCGCCGGGGTCGGCGTCGACGACGCGCCGACGCCCAGCTCCGATCCGCCGCCGGCCGGCGAGCGCGATCCCGCGACGACCGATCCCGACGACCCGGGGAATTCGAGCTACGAGACCGACGTCGAGGTCGTCCGCTCTCCGACGGTCGAGGACTTCGTCCACGCCGAGGTCAACGAGCGCCGGACCGAGCGCGGCCTCGATCCGATCGGGTGGGACGGCACGGTCGCGTCCGTCGCACGTGCACACAGTCACGACATGGCCCAGCGCGACTACTTCGCCCACCGGAACCCCGACGGGGAGGGACCGTACGACCGGTTCCAGGGCGTCGACGACTACTGTCACGCCTACGGCGAAAACATCGCCATGACGTGGGTCGACCGCCCCGTCGAGCGACCGGGCGGGGGCGGTGACCCCGTCCGCTACCGAACCGGCGAGGCCCTCGCGACCGGCCTGGTGAACCAGTGGATGAACTCGACCGAGCACCGCCAGGCGATCCTCGAGGAGGGCGAGACGCCGGCGTGGGATCGGGCCGGCGTGGGCGTCTACATCGCCGAGGACGGGTCGGTGTACGCGGCCCAGAACTTCTGTCGGGAGTGGTGA
- a CDS encoding phosphoribosylanthranilate isomerase — protein sequence MTHVKICGLTNEADLETAVDAGADAVGIICDVPVDTPREVSVERAASLAAAAPPFVTSVLVTMPDDPANAIDLVDEIEPDAIQIHGERRAGDLSYLRGRLDVELLLAVDADDAPTAETYDDIVDGFVVDTPAEDGGGGTGRTHDWDRTRTAAADLDSPLILAGGLTPDNVAEAVRTVEPFAVDVASGVEADGGVKDAEAVRSFVERATRTRRQAELETEPEP from the coding sequence ATGACGCACGTGAAGATCTGCGGACTCACGAACGAGGCGGATCTCGAAACGGCCGTCGACGCGGGCGCGGACGCGGTCGGCATCATCTGCGACGTCCCGGTCGATACGCCTCGAGAGGTCTCGGTCGAGCGGGCCGCGTCGCTCGCGGCCGCAGCCCCGCCGTTCGTGACGAGCGTCCTCGTGACGATGCCCGACGACCCCGCGAACGCGATCGACCTGGTCGACGAGATCGAACCCGACGCGATCCAGATCCACGGCGAGCGCCGGGCCGGCGACCTCTCCTATCTGCGCGGGCGACTCGACGTCGAACTCTTGCTCGCGGTCGACGCCGACGACGCGCCGACCGCCGAGACCTACGACGATATCGTCGACGGCTTCGTCGTCGACACGCCGGCCGAGGACGGCGGCGGCGGGACCGGTCGGACCCACGATTGGGACCGGACCCGGACGGCCGCCGCTGACCTCGACTCGCCGCTGATCTTAGCGGGCGGACTCACGCCCGACAACGTCGCCGAGGCCGTCCGGACCGTCGAGCCGTTCGCCGTCGACGTCGCAAGCGGCGTCGAGGCCGACGGCGGCGTCAAGGACGCCGAGGCCGTCCGATCGTTCGTCGAGCGAGCCACAAGAACCCGCCGCCAGGCGGAGTTGGAAACGGAGCCGGAGCCGTAA
- a CDS encoding AEC family transporter: MEVVGRLVALLVILLVGAGLRTTGVLTKQRTALLNDVAYYIALPALIFVSTYDRSIGALLSPALLGGLLAVLLGTASVAWLVHRHRDSTARRSVAIVQSYHSNLGYLGLPLVAATFDQSVTAIASVVLGVVSLAQVPLTVVVLSTFNGTDASIARELRGLATNPVLLTLLAGLAVGSLGLVIPSPVATGLDAVGSLALPVALLCVGASLEVDLPSVDVGATATVVAVKIGVMPVLAWAVFSTLAVDATTFTACVVMLGTPTAVSTFVFASELGGDREFASLNVFVTTLVSVATLFVLIALVS; the protein is encoded by the coding sequence ATGGAAGTCGTCGGTCGTCTGGTGGCGCTGCTCGTGATCCTTCTGGTCGGGGCGGGGCTGCGGACGACCGGCGTGTTGACCAAGCAACGGACCGCGTTGCTGAACGACGTCGCGTACTACATCGCGCTCCCGGCGCTGATCTTCGTCTCGACGTACGATCGTTCCATCGGCGCGCTCCTCTCGCCCGCGCTGCTGGGTGGGCTCCTCGCCGTATTGCTCGGAACCGCGAGCGTCGCCTGGCTGGTCCATCGCCACCGGGACTCGACCGCGCGCCGGAGCGTGGCGATCGTCCAGTCGTACCACTCGAACCTGGGCTATCTCGGGCTCCCGCTGGTCGCCGCGACGTTCGACCAGTCGGTGACGGCGATCGCGAGCGTCGTGTTGGGGGTCGTCTCGCTGGCCCAGGTGCCGCTGACGGTCGTCGTGCTCTCGACGTTCAACGGGACCGACGCCTCGATCGCGCGGGAACTCCGTGGACTCGCGACCAACCCCGTCTTGCTGACGCTGCTGGCCGGACTCGCCGTCGGCTCTCTGGGCCTGGTGATCCCGTCGCCCGTCGCGACCGGGCTCGACGCCGTCGGCTCGCTCGCGCTCCCCGTCGCACTGCTCTGTGTCGGGGCCTCTCTGGAGGTCGACCTGCCATCGGTCGACGTCGGGGCGACGGCCACCGTCGTCGCGGTCAAGATCGGCGTGATGCCGGTCCTCGCCTGGGCCGTCTTCTCCACGCTGGCCGTCGACGCGACCACGTTCACCGCCTGCGTGGTGATGCTCGGGACGCCGACCGCCGTCTCGACGTTCGTCTTCGCGAGCGAACTCGGCGGCGACCGGGAGTTCGCGTCGCTGAACGTCTTCGTGACGACCCTGGTCTCGGTCGCGACGCTATTCGTGTTGATCGCGCTGGTCAGCTAG